A single Ignavibacteriales bacterium DNA region contains:
- a CDS encoding 4Fe-4S binding protein, translating into MMYIDENCINCGACAVECPVEAILPPGESIQAGGGRTEEPLSDEHYFIVPEDCTGCEGLSSVKCIAVCPMDAIKSENLTH; encoded by the coding sequence ATGATGTATATAGATGAAAACTGCATCAACTGCGGGGCATGCGCGGTTGAATGTCCCGTTGAAGCCATACTCCCTCCGGGTGAATCCATTCAGGCAGGTGGAGGAAGAACAGAAGAGCCGCTGTCAGATGAACATTATTTTATCGTACCGGAAGACTGCACCGGATGCGAGGGGCTTTCATCGGTCAAATGTATAGCCGTCTGTCCCATGGATGCAATTAAATCTGAAAATTTAACACACTAA
- a CDS encoding metal-sulfur cluster assembly factor: protein MLTPEQITTLLRNVIDPEIGVNIVDLGLVYGVEVSESEIKITMTLTTPGCPMHDSIITWTENIIKKYAPDGNVMINLVWEPAWSPARIVPSVREELGI from the coding sequence ATGCTGACCCCAGAGCAGATTACCACGCTGTTACGAAATGTGATTGATCCGGAAATTGGTGTGAACATTGTTGATCTGGGTCTTGTTTACGGGGTTGAAGTTTCAGAGAGTGAAATAAAGATTACCATGACACTAACCACCCCGGGCTGTCCGATGCATGACAGTATTATTACGTGGACTGAAAATATCATCAAAAAGTATGCACCCGATGGCAATGTTATGATTAACCTGGTCTGGGAACCTGCATGGAGCCCGGCACGCATTGTGCCGTCCGTCCGCGAAGAACTTGGAATTTAG
- a CDS encoding DUF2249 domain-containing protein — translation MADLIKKKPEFLDTISLKKIKELDVRPILMGGQDPFSQIMSAISALDEGDVLKLINSFEPLPLYKVLGRQGYEHFTEQFDNEYHIYFWNTGNNGQEDQTVPAQKEKEDTTVVIELDVRGLEPPEPMIKILEKLTQLPECAVLLVHHHREPVMLYPKLEENGFEATANKIEENYYKVLISRKKQ, via the coding sequence ATGGCTGACCTTATAAAAAAGAAGCCGGAATTTTTGGATACGATTTCACTGAAAAAAATAAAAGAACTGGATGTCCGCCCGATTCTCATGGGAGGACAGGACCCGTTCTCACAAATAATGTCAGCCATCAGTGCTTTGGATGAAGGTGATGTTCTGAAACTCATCAATTCATTTGAACCACTACCGCTCTATAAAGTGCTCGGCAGGCAGGGCTATGAACATTTTACCGAGCAGTTTGACAACGAGTATCATATATACTTCTGGAACACCGGAAACAACGGTCAAGAAGATCAGACCGTCCCGGCTCAAAAGGAAAAAGAGGATACTACCGTGGTTATTGAATTAGACGTGAGAGGACTTGAGCCGCCGGAGCCGATGATAAAAATTCTTGAAAAACTGACGCAGCTTCCTGAATGTGCCGTGCTGCTGGTGCATCATCACCGCGAACCGGTAATGCTGTATCCGAAACTAGAAGAGAATGGTTTTGAAGCAACAGCAAATAAGATAGAAGAAAACTATTACAAAGTGCTTATCAGCCGTAAAAAACAGTAA
- a CDS encoding DUF2249 domain-containing protein: protein MDYTQLDIRPVPPRERHPKIFSTFDALQPGEGFQLINDHEPRPLFYQFEHERPGQFLWEYQERGPELWRVNITRK from the coding sequence ATGGACTACACTCAATTAGACATAAGACCGGTACCTCCCAGAGAGAGACATCCGAAAATATTTTCAACCTTTGATGCGCTTCAGCCCGGGGAGGGATTTCAGTTGATAAACGACCATGAACCACGCCCTCTTTTTTATCAGTTTGAGCATGAACGCCCCGGCCAGTTTCTCTGGGAGTATCAGGAAAGAGGCCCCGAACTCTGGCGGGTTAACATCACCCGTAAATAA
- a CDS encoding Crp/Fnr family transcriptional regulator codes for MSAEKKLRPTLRDIPLFSELSIEQLRELSALSEIRSYKRKEILFTENESYKGFYILLKGTIKVYKITDSGREAVMHLLKPIASFGDIPLFDGKDYPVNAEATEECLVLFVSKDGFIGLLRKNPEIALKMLGGFAKRMKKLVSQVEDLTTRDIRFRLARYILDEIKNAGTENLPEPVVTLTLPKSSLASYLGTITETLSRTFKKLQEDGIIKVRGNKIIIVNCPALKELAKP; via the coding sequence TTGTCTGCCGAGAAAAAATTACGACCTACGTTAAGAGATATCCCTCTCTTTTCTGAGCTGAGTATTGAGCAGCTTCGGGAGCTTTCTGCCCTGAGTGAAATAAGAAGTTATAAGCGAAAGGAAATTCTCTTTACTGAAAATGAATCGTATAAGGGGTTCTATATACTGCTGAAAGGGACTATTAAGGTATATAAAATTACTGATTCAGGCCGTGAAGCTGTCATGCATCTTCTTAAGCCAATCGCATCGTTTGGTGATATTCCGCTCTTTGACGGAAAAGATTATCCGGTTAATGCCGAGGCAACGGAGGAATGTCTGGTGCTGTTTGTTTCAAAGGATGGCTTTATAGGACTGCTCAGGAAGAATCCGGAAATAGCGCTGAAAATGCTCGGCGGCTTTGCAAAGCGGATGAAGAAATTAGTAAGCCAGGTGGAAGATTTAACCACGCGCGATATCAGGTTCCGCCTTGCCCGGTATATACTGGATGAAATCAAAAACGCCGGAACTGAAAATCTCCCCGAACCGGTTGTGACTCTTACCCTCCCCAAATCTTCTCTTGCAAGTTATCTGGGGACAATTACCGAGACACTTTCGCGCACATTCAAAAAACTTCAGGAAGATGGCATTATAAAAGTAAGGGGAAATAAAATTATTATTGTAAACTGTCCTGCTCTTAAAGAACTCGCTAAACCATAA
- the carB gene encoding carbamoyl-phosphate synthase (glutamine-hydrolyzing) large subunit — translation MIKKGKPRKTLILGSGALQIGQAGEFDYSGSQAIKALKEDGVATVLINPNIATIQTSDHLADTVYFLPLSPFFVEQVIEKEKPDSILLGFGGQTALNIGVTLYDTGVLARHGVRVLGTPVESIKDTEDRNLFAKRVEEAGFKVARSKTVESVDEAIVAAETIGYPVMVRIAYALGGLGSGIVNNTEELKQKAERAFVYTNQILIEESLYGWKELEYEIVRDRYDNCITVCSMENIDPMGIHTGDSIVVAPVQTLSASENFKLRSIGIRLIRHLKIVGECNIQYALDPNSDDYRIIEVNARLSRSSALASKATGYPLAFVATKLALGYDLNEVENIITKETSACFEPALDYIVLKYPRWDLQKFRQVSTQLGSEMKSVGEVMAIGRTLEEVLQKAIRMLDIGMQGFSGHDLAFPDLDKALEIPTDRRMFAIATALEQGYTVERISELSKINPWFLHKMKNIITMKQMLQGRRLQEITDETLRQAKQAGYSDRQLASLLGSDENSVRAARISRGVVPVVKQIDTLAAEYPAYTNYLYMTYNGSEDDIETGGPKQIIVLGGGAYRIGSSVEFDWCCVNAVMTLNKSGYKSIMINYNPETVSTDHDTCDKLYFEEMSLERVLDIYEKESAEGVIVSMGGQIPNNLAMKLYYRNVHIMGTSPVKIDSAENRDTFSKILDSLDIDQPEWRELTNLNAAKQFAEEVSYPVLIRPSYVLSGAAMSIVLNSEELEEYLKKASDISPEHPVVISKFITDAREIEVDAVAVNGDLFCYAISEHVENAGVHSGDATIVLPPQRTYLETMRRVKNITKQIARALEITGPFNIQFIAKDNEVKVIECNLRASRSFPFVSKVLKINFIEIAVRLMLGEKVEKIDRSSFDLDYVGVKASQFSFTRLKGSDPVTGVEMASTGEVACLGDDFNEAFLKSVLATGYRIPKKGVLLSTGTPKEKLEFIEELRTLRSRGLKFYGTQGTADFYKQYDIEVQHLYRPYEKLEPSVLSVMESGDVDLVINIPKNSEKLELDTDYLIRRRAVDLNIPLITNIQFAKRFVKALRIYGLENLPIKSWNEYN, via the coding sequence ATGATAAAAAAAGGAAAACCAAGAAAAACGCTGATCCTCGGTTCGGGGGCATTGCAGATTGGTCAGGCAGGTGAATTCGATTATTCAGGGAGCCAGGCAATCAAAGCGCTTAAGGAAGACGGTGTTGCAACAGTTCTTATAAATCCGAATATCGCAACCATACAAACATCTGACCACCTTGCTGATACGGTTTACTTCCTGCCCCTTTCTCCATTCTTTGTTGAACAGGTTATTGAAAAAGAGAAGCCGGACTCAATCCTTCTTGGCTTCGGGGGACAAACTGCTCTGAACATCGGTGTTACATTATATGATACCGGAGTTCTTGCCAGACACGGCGTTCGTGTTCTCGGAACACCGGTTGAATCAATTAAGGACACAGAAGACCGTAATCTCTTTGCAAAGCGTGTTGAAGAAGCCGGGTTTAAGGTTGCGCGCAGCAAAACAGTTGAGTCAGTTGATGAAGCGATTGTTGCTGCCGAGACGATCGGATATCCCGTCATGGTGCGTATCGCTTATGCACTCGGCGGACTCGGTTCAGGCATCGTCAATAATACAGAAGAACTGAAGCAGAAAGCAGAACGGGCATTTGTATATACGAATCAGATTCTCATTGAAGAGAGTTTGTACGGATGGAAAGAGCTTGAATATGAAATAGTGCGCGACCGCTACGACAACTGCATAACCGTCTGCTCAATGGAAAATATTGACCCGATGGGAATTCACACCGGAGACAGCATTGTGGTAGCGCCGGTGCAGACGCTGAGCGCATCAGAGAATTTTAAACTGCGTTCGATCGGAATACGTCTTATCCGCCACCTGAAGATAGTTGGTGAGTGTAATATACAATACGCGCTTGACCCGAATTCAGATGACTACCGCATTATTGAAGTAAACGCACGCTTAAGCAGAAGTTCGGCGCTTGCAAGCAAGGCAACCGGATATCCCCTTGCATTTGTTGCAACCAAACTCGCGCTTGGCTATGATCTTAATGAAGTAGAAAACATTATCACCAAAGAGACATCTGCCTGCTTTGAACCGGCTCTTGACTATATCGTGCTGAAATATCCGCGATGGGATTTGCAGAAGTTCCGTCAGGTGAGCACTCAGCTTGGCTCTGAAATGAAGTCCGTTGGTGAAGTGATGGCAATCGGCAGAACTTTGGAAGAAGTGCTGCAGAAAGCTATCCGTATGCTTGATATCGGCATGCAGGGCTTCAGCGGACATGATCTGGCATTCCCTGATCTTGACAAAGCGCTTGAGATACCGACCGACAGAAGAATGTTTGCAATAGCAACAGCACTTGAGCAGGGATATACGGTTGAAAGAATCAGCGAACTTTCAAAGATTAATCCCTGGTTCCTGCATAAGATGAAAAACATCATCACCATGAAGCAGATGCTTCAGGGGAGACGCTTGCAGGAAATAACCGATGAAACACTTCGACAGGCAAAGCAGGCCGGTTACTCAGACCGTCAGCTCGCATCACTTCTGGGCAGTGATGAAAACAGCGTACGTGCAGCGCGCATCAGCCGCGGTGTTGTTCCGGTTGTTAAACAGATAGATACTCTTGCGGCAGAGTACCCAGCATATACAAACTATCTATATATGACCTACAACGGTTCGGAAGATGACATTGAAACCGGCGGACCGAAGCAGATCATCGTGCTTGGCGGCGGTGCTTACAGGATAGGTTCTTCAGTGGAGTTTGACTGGTGCTGCGTGAATGCGGTGATGACGCTGAATAAATCCGGCTACAAGAGCATTATGATCAACTATAATCCGGAGACAGTGAGCACCGATCATGATACCTGCGACAAGCTCTATTTTGAAGAGATGTCATTGGAACGGGTGCTAGATATATACGAAAAAGAATCTGCAGAAGGGGTTATAGTTTCCATGGGGGGACAGATTCCGAATAATCTGGCAATGAAGCTCTACTACCGGAATGTGCATATCATGGGGACAAGTCCGGTCAAAATTGACAGCGCGGAGAACCGTGATACATTTTCCAAAATTCTTGACTCTCTGGATATAGATCAGCCGGAATGGCGTGAACTGACAAACCTTAATGCGGCTAAACAGTTTGCCGAAGAGGTAAGCTATCCGGTGCTGATACGGCCAAGTTACGTGCTCAGCGGGGCGGCCATGAGCATCGTGCTGAACAGCGAGGAGCTTGAGGAATATCTGAAGAAAGCATCGGATATATCTCCGGAACATCCGGTTGTTATAAGCAAGTTCATAACTGATGCAAGAGAAATAGAAGTTGACGCAGTTGCGGTTAATGGCGACCTTTTCTGCTATGCAATTTCGGAACATGTTGAAAACGCCGGAGTGCATTCAGGTGATGCTACCATTGTGCTTCCTCCGCAGCGCACCTACCTTGAAACGATGCGGCGCGTTAAAAACATTACCAAACAAATTGCCCGCGCGCTTGAGATAACAGGACCGTTTAATATACAGTTTATCGCAAAGGATAATGAAGTAAAAGTAATTGAGTGCAACCTGAGAGCATCACGCAGCTTTCCGTTTGTTTCAAAAGTGCTTAAGATTAACTTCATTGAAATTGCAGTACGCCTGATGCTGGGTGAAAAAGTTGAAAAGATTGACCGCTCATCCTTTGACCTTGATTATGTCGGCGTTAAAGCATCTCAATTCTCATTCACCCGTCTGAAGGGAAGTGACCCGGTTACCGGTGTTGAGATGGCTTCAACAGGAGAGGTTGCATGCCTTGGTGATGATTTTAATGAGGCATTCCTGAAAAGCGTGCTTGCAACCGGATACCGTATTCCAAAAAAAGGAGTTCTGCTTTCAACCGGAACACCAAAAGAAAAACTGGAATTTATTGAAGAACTGAGAACATTGCGCTCACGCGGGCTTAAGTTTTACGGAACCCAGGGCACGGCTGATTTTTATAAGCAGTATGATATAGAAGTGCAGCATCTTTACAGGCCGTATGAAAAGCTGGAGCCCTCGGTGCTTTCAGTTATGGAGTCAGGTGATGTTGATCTGGTGATAAATATCCCGAAGAATTCAGAAAAACTGGAGCTTGATACTGACTACCTAATTCGCCGCCGCGCAGTTGATCTGAATATTCCGCTGATTACTAATATCCAGTTTGCCAAACGCTTCGTGAAGGCATTGCGTATATACGGTCTGGAGAATCTGCCGATTAAAAGCTGGAATGAATACAATTAA
- the carA gene encoding glutamine-hydrolyzing carbamoyl-phosphate synthase small subunit, producing MMTQRKAKLMLEDGLTAEGYQFGYEIAAAGEVVFNTGMVGYPETMTDPSYNGQILVITYPLIGNYGIPDSSFENELLKNFESDRIQVRGLVIADYSFEHSHWNAVKSLDGWMKEQKIPGLWGVDTRMITRRLREKGSMLGSLTPEGMTPLPLEDPNLTDLAGEVCIKEPRLYAKGPKKVAIVDCGVKNNIIQGMLRRDISVLRVPSDFDFNSVECDGIILSNGPGDPKICQKTIEHTRIAMQKGKPMLGICLGSQILGLAAGADTYKLKYGHRSHNQPVNESGTKRCYITSQNHGYAIDAATLPIDWREWFTNDNDGTNEGIIHIAKPLFGAQFHPEASPGPDDTEFIFDMFVRTLQ from the coding sequence ATAATGACTCAGCGTAAGGCAAAACTGATGCTCGAGGATGGTCTGACCGCGGAAGGGTATCAGTTCGGTTATGAGATAGCAGCTGCCGGTGAGGTGGTTTTTAATACCGGTATGGTTGGCTATCCTGAAACGATGACTGACCCCTCCTATAACGGACAAATCCTTGTTATTACCTATCCTCTTATCGGCAATTATGGCATTCCTGACTCTTCCTTTGAAAATGAACTCCTTAAAAATTTTGAATCTGACCGCATTCAGGTGCGCGGACTGGTCATAGCTGACTATTCCTTTGAGCACAGCCACTGGAATGCAGTAAAATCACTTGACGGCTGGATGAAAGAGCAGAAAATCCCCGGTCTGTGGGGTGTGGATACCCGTATGATCACCCGCCGCCTACGTGAAAAAGGAAGCATGCTCGGTTCATTAACGCCTGAAGGAATGACCCCTCTTCCGCTTGAAGATCCCAATCTGACTGATCTTGCCGGCGAAGTCTGCATTAAGGAACCCCGTCTCTATGCAAAAGGCCCAAAGAAGGTGGCAATTGTTGACTGCGGAGTGAAGAACAATATCATCCAGGGAATGCTCAGGCGGGATATTTCAGTACTGCGGGTGCCCTCTGATTTCGACTTTAACAGTGTTGAGTGTGACGGTATCATCCTTTCAAACGGTCCTGGTGACCCAAAGATTTGCCAGAAGACTATTGAACATACACGCATTGCAATGCAGAAGGGAAAACCGATGCTGGGGATTTGTCTGGGTTCTCAGATTCTGGGGCTTGCTGCCGGAGCTGATACCTACAAACTGAAATACGGTCACCGGAGCCATAATCAACCGGTGAATGAGTCCGGTACCAAACGATGTTATATAACATCGCAGAATCATGGCTACGCAATTGACGCAGCTACTCTTCCCATTGACTGGCGCGAGTGGTTCACCAATGACAATGACGGCACAAATGAAGGAATCATACATATTGCAAAACCTCTCTTTGGCGCGCAGTTTCATCCGGAGGCCTCACCCGGACCCGATGACACGGAATTTATCTTTGACATGTTCGTGAGGACACTGCAATGA
- a CDS encoding winged helix-turn-helix transcriptional regulator, translating into MRRDVFHAVADPTRRAIITLIAQKAMTPNAIAEHFDTSRQAVSKHLRILSECMLLKQKQQGREIYYQLEVKKMREIDQWLDQFRALWEKRFNQLDTVLATMKNKKS; encoded by the coding sequence ATGAGAAGAGATGTATTTCACGCGGTGGCTGACCCCACCAGGCGCGCTATCATTACACTCATTGCCCAAAAAGCGATGACCCCGAATGCCATAGCCGAGCATTTTGACACTTCGCGGCAGGCGGTTTCAAAGCATCTGCGTATTCTTTCTGAGTGCATGCTGCTTAAACAGAAACAGCAGGGACGAGAAATTTATTATCAGCTTGAAGTTAAAAAAATGCGCGAGATTGACCAGTGGCTCGACCAGTTCAGGGCACTCTGGGAAAAACGATTTAATCAGTTAGACACAGTATTAGCCACAATGAAGAATAAAAAATCATGA
- a CDS encoding SRPBCC domain-containing protein has product MKNSLLFDFTIDKAANRIYITREFDAPQQLVWDAFSKEEILNQWWAPKPWYVQTRYLNFTPGGRWSCAMCGPEGEKHWCVQDYISITPISNIKFTDAFTDENEVFSPDFSGFEWNLDFTSAGDVTTVSITIQHKTLADLEKILEMGFKEGFTMTLNYLEELLNTISKGNK; this is encoded by the coding sequence ATGAAAAACAGTCTTTTGTTTGATTTCACCATTGACAAAGCCGCTAACCGGATATACATCACCCGCGAGTTTGACGCTCCGCAGCAGCTCGTTTGGGATGCTTTTAGCAAAGAGGAAATCCTCAATCAGTGGTGGGCTCCGAAGCCCTGGTATGTCCAGACCAGGTATTTAAACTTCACACCGGGAGGCCGCTGGTCATGTGCTATGTGCGGACCCGAAGGAGAAAAGCACTGGTGCGTGCAGGATTATATATCCATCACCCCGATATCAAATATAAAGTTCACCGATGCATTTACAGATGAGAACGAAGTCTTCAGCCCTGACTTCTCTGGCTTTGAATGGAATCTGGATTTTACTTCAGCCGGGGATGTAACCACCGTAAGTATAACTATCCAGCACAAGACCCTTGCCGATCTTGAGAAGATACTCGAAATGGGCTTTAAGGAGGGTTTTACCATGACGCTGAATTATCTTGAAGAATTATTAAACACCATTAGTAAAGGAAACAAATAA
- a CDS encoding SRPBCC domain-containing protein, whose product MNKVEITIQAEVNSPIEKVWERYTKPEHITKWNFASDDWCCPAAVNELHPGGKLNWRMEAKDGSFGFDFEAVYDEVILHKKISYTMLDGRKAVTTFQEQNGKVAVTTTFDAETMNSVELQQQGWQAILNNFKKHAEE is encoded by the coding sequence ATGAACAAAGTTGAAATCACTATTCAGGCAGAAGTGAACTCACCAATCGAAAAAGTGTGGGAGCGCTACACCAAACCCGAACACATCACCAAGTGGAACTTTGCTTCTGATGACTGGTGCTGTCCCGCAGCCGTTAACGAACTTCATCCGGGCGGAAAACTGAACTGGCGCATGGAAGCAAAAGACGGCAGCTTTGGTTTTGATTTTGAGGCAGTTTATGATGAAGTTATACTCCACAAGAAAATCTCCTACACCATGCTTGACGGCCGGAAAGCAGTTACCACATTTCAAGAGCAAAACGGCAAAGTGGCAGTGACAACCACCTTTGATGCTGAAACCATGAACTCCGTAGAACTTCAGCAGCAGGGATGGCAGGCAATACTGAATAATTTCAAGAAACATGCGGAAGAGTAA
- a CDS encoding nucleotidyl transferase AbiEii/AbiGii toxin family protein: MNLHTEPKLFSDTLRAASQFLSIKLEFVEKDYWITLILSRLASSKYLPLTVFKGGTSLSKGYQLINRFSEDIDIAVLDVENKSGNEIKKLLRSVEKEITRDLREITIEGLTSKGSKFRKSVFGYNSIDQFNANNKVIVEINSFESTCSFTIVPVQILVYDFLVRSGNEQYVKPYGLNPVEIHIQSKERTLLEKIISLIRFSYDKNYIEALSAKIRHFYDLHFLLIDKECAAYIASDTFTEDLHELLTHDKISFDEPAGWAAKSLADSPLITNFYEIWSALKSRYQSELSGLAYRPIPDENDVAISFYDIISRLR, encoded by the coding sequence ATGAATCTGCACACGGAACCAAAATTGTTTTCAGATACTCTGCGGGCAGCGTCGCAGTTTCTTTCAATCAAACTTGAATTTGTTGAGAAAGATTATTGGATCACTTTAATATTATCCAGACTTGCAAGCAGCAAGTATCTTCCGCTTACTGTTTTCAAGGGCGGCACATCATTGTCCAAGGGTTACCAACTGATAAACCGGTTTTCAGAGGATATTGATATTGCAGTCTTAGATGTTGAAAATAAGTCCGGAAATGAAATCAAAAAATTATTGCGTTCAGTTGAAAAGGAAATAACCAGGGATCTACGGGAAATTACCATTGAGGGATTAACCAGTAAGGGCTCAAAATTCAGAAAATCAGTTTTTGGATACAACTCCATTGATCAGTTTAACGCAAATAACAAAGTAATCGTTGAAATTAATTCATTCGAAAGCACATGCAGTTTCACAATAGTACCCGTACAAATTTTAGTTTATGATTTTCTTGTAAGAAGCGGAAATGAACAGTATGTAAAACCTTATGGACTTAATCCGGTTGAGATACATATACAGTCAAAAGAAAGGACTCTTTTGGAAAAAATTATTTCTCTCATCCGTTTTTCTTATGATAAAAACTATATCGAAGCTCTCTCGGCAAAAATCAGACATTTTTATGATCTCCATTTTCTACTTATAGATAAAGAGTGTGCAGCATATATAGCTTCAGACACATTTACAGAAGATCTCCACGAACTTCTCACCCATGACAAAATATCATTTGATGAACCCGCTGGTTGGGCAGCCAAATCCCTGGCTGACTCACCACTCATAACAAATTTTTATGAAATTTGGTCTGCGTTAAAAAGCAGATATCAATCAGAACTTTCCGGATTGGCGTACAGACCAATACCCGATGAGAATGATGTCGCAATAAGCTTTTATGATATAATTTCCCGGCTTCGTTAG